GCAAAAATAATCACCCTTTATGGGCCGACGGAATGTACTATTTTTTTATTGACACGCAGTTATACGGGATCAGGAGAGACCTTTAACGGCTCCTTGTTAGGTCGTCCTGTTTCCAATACTCAGGTTTACATACTCTCTGAGGGAGATTCACTGTGTCCTGTGGGAGTAGTTGGAGAGATTTGTATTTCAGGAGTAGGTGTGGCGCGAGGTTACCTGAACCGTCCAGATCTTACCCTGGAGAAGTTCGTTTCTAATCCTTTTGTTTCAGGTTCCAGAATGTATAAGACAGGTGATTTAGGTCGTTGGCATTCCGATGGGAGTATTGAGTTTTTAGGACGTAAGGATAATCAGGTTAAGATCCGTGGTTACCGAATTGAGTTGGGTGAGATCGAGCATGCACTTCAAAATCATCCTGAAGTAACAGGGAGCGTCGTTCAGGTTGTGGAAAATGGAGAAGGTCAGAAGGAGTTGGCAGCTTATCTTACAGGCTCTGGTGAATTAAGAGGTTCGGACCTGCGTGATTATTTGCGCATGAGTCTTCCGGAGTATATGCTTCCCGGTCATTATATCCAGTTGGACTCTTTTCCCTTGACGAGTAATGGAAAAATTGACCGGGGGAGTTTACCCGATGCCTTTTCCTCATTAGGTACGGGCACAGAATATGTTTCAGCCCGTAATGAAACAGAGTCAAAGCTTGTTGCTATCTGGGAGAATGTTTTAGGAAAGTCTGGAATAGGGATCAAAGATAATTTCTTTGAGCTGGGCGGTCACAGTTTGAAGGCTGCCCGTTTATCAGCTTTGATTCATCAGGAGTTTAATGTGAAAATTTCCTTACAGGACATCTTTACCGAATCTACGATAGAAAAACAAGGGATATTACTTGGAGGCAGTAATTCAGAAGAATATGTTTCTATATCGAAAGCTCCTGATCTGGAGCATTATCCTTTATCTTCATCTCAGCGCCGTTTATGGATTTTGAGTCGTTTTGAAGGAGCAAATAAAGCTTATAACATGTCTGAAGTTTTCAGAGTTTCAGGTGATTTTGATATAGCTTCTCTACAGAAGTCTTACTTTGCCTTATTATCCAGACATGAGATCCTTAGAACCATTTTCTATGAATCAGCTGAGGGTGAAGCCTATCAGTATGTTCTGCCAGAGATTCAGGTAGATAGTTTCCAACATCTTATTGTTGATTTCGAATCGGAGGAGATTCTTCAATCCATTATTTCTCAAGAAATAAATCATATTTTTAACTTATCTGAAGGTCCTCTTATTCGTCTTACCATTCTTGAAAATAGTTCGGGTTCTGAATATATTTTCTGTATGGTAATGCATCACATTATTAGTGATGGCTGGTCTATGGGAGTGTTAAGACAGGAACTTTTTTCTTTCTATAACAGCTTCAGGGAAAAGCAAAATATCGAAGTCCCATCTCTTCGTTTACAATATAAAGATTATGCCTTCTGGGAGCAGTCAGAGCTTAAAGCTCGAGGGGCATTGTCCAGATCTTATTGGCAGGAACAATTGTCAGGAGAATTACCTGTACTTGATTTACCCTCTAAAGGATCTCGTCCTGCTATAAAAACCTATAATGGAGAGTATGTTTACGGTAATGTTTCTAAGGAAGTTCTTTCTGGTTTAAAAGAAATATCTCTTAACGCTGGAAGTACATTTTTTATGATGGTTCTATCCGCCGTCAAGGTTTTATTATACCGTTATAGTGGTCAGAAAGATTTTATTATAGGAACCCCTGTTGCAGGCCGTGATCATGCCGAGCTTCACAATCAAATTGGTTTTTATGTCAATACCTTAGCCCTTCGCAGCCGTATTGATGGAGATCAGCGCTTTATCGATTTTCTTTTAAAGGTCCGTGAGATGACACTTTCTGGCTATGCTCATCAATCGTATCCTTTTGACCGTTTGATTGATGATCTTGATTTGGTACGTGATATGAGTCGGAACCCGGTTTTTGATGTTATGGTAAATCTTCAGGATCCCGAAGAAGGAAATATATCAGATGACTTTTCTGAAAAGATCTTGGTGGACTCTTATAACGGAACATCTTATAGTGTAAGTAAATTTGATTTAGATTTTAACTTTATAGAGGCAAATTCTGGATTATCAATAGCATTATGTTACAACACTGACATTTATGAGCGTAGTTTTGCCGATCGTCTGATAAAGAGCTTAGAGCTTTTATTGGTCTCTATCAGTGATTCTCCTGAGCTGTGTGTTGATCAGCTTGATATTCTGGAGAAGGAGGAGCGTTATGCTGTTACCGAAGGTTTTAACCGGACCAAGGCTGATTATCCTAGAGATAAGACGGTTATTGATCTTTTTGAATCCCAGGTGCTGTTGAATCCTGACCATACGGTCTTGATATACGATGACCATACCCTTAGTTACCGGGATTTGGATGAACGATCGAATCAGTTTGCCAACTATCTTCGCAGCCAGTATGGTATTAGCAGAGAAAACCTTGTTGGAGTTCAGCTTGAAAAATCTGAGGATTTTATTATTACAATTTTAGGGATTCTAAAAGCGGGAGGAGCCTATGTACCTATCGATCCTTCGTATCCTTCCGATCGTACCAGTTATATGATAGAGGACAGTGGTTGTAAAGTCGTAGTAGACATTGAAGAACTTCTATTGTTCAAAATGGAAATGGATGATTATTCTGTCTTATCTCCTGAGCAGAGTAGGTCTCCTGAAGATCTGGCCTATGTTATTTACACTTCCGGATCTACGGGCCATCCCAAAGGAGTAATGATTGAGAACAGAAGCTTAATGAATTATCTTTTCTGGGGGATGAATTATTATCCTCAGGGTGATTTCAGTGTTTTTACATCAGCATCATTTGATTTAACGTATACAGGAATATTTCTTCCTCTTATTACCGGACACACACTTACTATTCTGGAAAACAATTTTTTAGGAATAGAAGATGATCAGAGTTGTAATTTTGACAGTATAAAAATCACGCCATCCCATTTTGAAGCCTTGGGAGAAAAGCTGCGATCCAATACCGTAATTTTAGGAGGTGAGAAACTTACTTGTGATCAGGTTAATCATTTTTTTGTCAATAATACAAACGCTCATATTTATAATGAGTATGGCCCTACAGAAGCTACAATAGGCTGTACGATCTATCACTTAGATTCATTCCATCAGTGCAATTCTAATATTCCTATTGGGCGTCCCATTTCCAATACCCAGATTTATATTCTGTCGGAATCAGGATCCTTGTGTCCGGTAGGAGTTGCAGGAGAGATTTATATTTCCGGTTCCGGTTTGGCCCGCGGTTATCTGAATCGCCCTGATCTTACCTCTGAGAAGTTTGTAGCGAACCCTTATCTTTCTGGGGAGAGGATGTATAAGACAGGAGATTTGGGCCGCTGGTTGCCTGACGGAAATATTGAATATATAGGAAGAAAGGACAGCCAGGTTAAGATCCGGGGTTACCGAATTGAGTTGGGTGAGATCGAGTCTGCGCTTCAAAATCATCCTGAAGTAACAGGGAGCGTCGTTCAGGTTGTGGAAAATGGAGAAGGAGAAAAAGAATTGGCTGCTTACCTTATAGGTTCTTGTGAATTGAGAGGTTCTGATTTGCGGGATTACTTACGAACCAGTCTTCCTGATTATATGCTTCCCGGTCATTACATTCAGTTGGACTCTTTTCCATTAACGACTAACGGTAAAATTGATTATAATAATTTGCCCGATGCCTTTGGTTCTTCCCTGGGTTCCGGCGTTGAATATGTTTCAGCACGTAATGAAACAGAGTCAAAGCTTGTTGCTATCTGGGAGAATGTTTTAGGAAAGTCTGGAATAGGGATCAAAGATAATTTCTTTGAGCTGGGCGGTCACAGTTTGAAGGCTGCCCGTTTATCAGCTTTGATTCATCAGGAGTTTAATGTAAAAATTTCGTTACAGGATATCTTTACCGAATCTACGATAGAAAAACAAGGTATATTGCTTGGCGGTAGTGATTCAGAAGAATATGTTTCTATATCGAAAGCTCCTGATCTGGAGTATTATCCTTTATCTTCGTCTCAGCGCCGTTTATGGATTCTGAGTCGTTTTGAAGGAGCAGATGGAGCTTACAATATCCCTGAAGTCTTCAGGGTTTCGGGCGATTTTGATATAGCTTCCTTAGAAAAGTCTTACTTTTCGTTATTATCAAGACATGAGATTCTCAGGACCGTTTTCCGGGAATCAGCGGAAGGCGAAGTTTACCAGCATATTCTTTCAGAGGCTTCGTCAGATAGTTTTAAACATATAATATTGAATTTTGAGTCAGATGCTTCGCTTCTTGATTCAATTGTTTCTAAAGAGGTTAAATATACTTTTGATTTGTCAGAAGGTCCTCTGATCCGTTTTAGGGTTCTTGAAGATCAATCAGGCGGCGGTTATATATTCTGTTTGGTGATGCACCATATCATCAGCGACGGTTGGTCCATGGATATCTTAAAAAAGGAGTTATTCACTTTATATGATAGTTTTAAAGAAGGACATCCAGTAGTATTGTCTCCTTTAGCTTTACAATATAAGGACTATGCATATTGGGAGCAGTCAGAGCTTGCAAGAACATGGTCAAGTTCTAAATCCTACTGGCAGGAGCAATTATCAGGAGATTTGCCTGTTCTTAATTTACCTTCTAAAGGAACCAGACCTTCTGTAAAGACTTACCGTGGAGAAAATGTTTATGGTTTTATATCCGAAGCAGCCTTTTCGGAGTTGAAAAAACTCTCTTCAACGACCGGGAGTACTCTTTTCATGACTATTTTATCCGCTGTTAAGGTTTTATTATACCGTTACAGTGGTCAGAAAGATTTAATTGTTGGTACTCCTGTTGCAGGCCGTAACCATGCTGATCTTCATGATCAGATTGGTTTTTATGTCAATACCTTAGCCCTTCGCAGCCGTATTGATGGAGATCGGCGCTTTATCGATTTTCTATCCGAAGTCCGTGAGATGACGCTTTCTGGCTATTCTCATCAATCGTATCCTTTTGACCGTTTGGTTGATGATCTGGGTATTGTACGTGATATGAGCCGTAATCCGGTTTTTGATGTTATGCTTAATTTCCATGATCAGGAAAGCGGAAATACAGATCGTTCTGTTGATCTTTCTGAAGGAATGTCTGGTAGTTCTTATGAGGGAGTTTCTTACGCAGTCAGTAAATTTGATTTAGACTTTAGTTTTTCCGATAATGGTTCAGGTCTTACCATAGGCTTGTGTTACAACACTGACATTTATGAGCGTAGTTTTGCCGATCGTCTGATAAAGAGCTTAGAGCTTTTATTGGTTTCTATCAGTGATTCTCCTGAACTGGGTGTTGATCAGCTTGATATTCTGGAGAAGGAGGAGCGTTATGCTGTTACCGAAGGTTTTAACCGGACCAAGGCTGATTATCCTAGAGATAAAACAGTTATCGATCTTTTTGAATCCCAGGTGCTGTTGAATCCTGACCATACGGCCTTGATATACGATGACCATACCCTTAGTTACCGGGATTTGGATGAACGATCGAATCAGTTTGCCAACTATCTTCGCAGCCAGTATGGTATTGGCAGAGAAAACCTTGTTGGAGTTCAGCTTGAAAGGTCCGAAGATCTATTAATTACGATTTTTGGGATTCTAAAATCAGGAGGTGCTTATGTTCCTATTGATCCTTCGTATCCTTCCGATCGTACCAGTTATATGATAGAAGACAGCGGTTGTAAGGTCGTTGTAGATTCAGAAGAACTGCTGTTATTCCATATGGAAAGGTCGTCGTACTCTGTTACTTCACCTGATTGTCATCCCCATCCTTCGGATTTGGCTTATGTTATTTACACATCCGGATCTACGGGCCGTCCAAAGGGCGTTATGGTAGAACATGGTGGTCTTGTTAACCGGTTGGATTGGATGCAGGGAGCCTATAGTTTATCCAGCTCCGATACCCTTATTCAAAAGACGAGTTATTCTTTTGATGTGTCGGTTTGGGAGCTTTTATGGTGGAGTTTATACGGTTCCAGACTATCAGTTCTTCCTCATGGAGAAGAGAAGTCC
The sequence above is a segment of the Chryseobacterium sp. JJR-5R genome. Coding sequences within it:
- a CDS encoding non-ribosomal peptide synthetase yields the protein MNDIKSLLLSLKRNTIDITLVGDNLKVSYDDEEKMSLFSNKIRENKDRILKFLKESSYHSIPSAPSLDFYPLSSSQRRLWILSRFEGSDGAYNIPAVFRLTGDFDVSSLEKSYFGLLSRHEILRTVFRESSTGEAFQLVLPEVLTESFEHLVFDFASEKAAIDATLSQETGRVFDLSYGPLIRLTILEDRSGEGYIFCLVMHHIISDGWSMDILKRELFTLYNHFQSGRVAVLPPLSLQYKDYAFWEQSELERSAVHSRVYWQTQLSGELPLLHLPSKGTRPVVKTYNGCHVSGSISIEILSLLKQLSLDNGGTLFMTVLSAVKVLLYRYSGQKDLIIGTPVAGRDHADLQDQIGFYVNTLALRSHIEGEERFIDFLSSVREMTLSGYSHQSYPFDRLVDDLNVVRDLSRNPVFDVMLSFQDSGDGGTNNSAETLEGVLLGSYTDSSYAISKFDLDFSFSETSSGLSIGLGYNTDIYEKSFAEKLLKSLEILLSSICHSPETRIDQLEILGSEDRYLLTEGFNQTALEYPQDKTVLDLFDSQVVLTPDHRALVFEGHELSYRELNERSNQFADYLHMHYSIGREDLVGVQLERSEDLIVAILGILKSGGAYVPIDPSYPSDRIAYMIEDSGCKVNIDSEEYLLFNLDKANYSIASPKANPIPTDLAYVIYTSGSTGHPKGVMVEHEGLMNLLSHVTTAFPLSNQSSGLFPLLASNAFDISLFELFYPLLQGTGVLVVGNEKSKDVGYLKDHLGEISSLHTVPALMSELLSQVRAMDSHAEYSHIDYIFIGGDKVTTGVLHDIRKTFPNAKIITLYGPTECTIFLLTRSYTGSGETFNGSLLGRPVSNTQVYILSEGDSLCPVGVVGEICISGVGVARGYLNRPDLTLEKFVSNPFVSGSRMYKTGDLGRWHSDGSIEFLGRKDNQVKIRGYRIELGEIEHALQNHPEVTGSVVQVVENGEGQKELAAYLTGSGELRGSDLRDYLRMSLPEYMLPGHYIQLDSFPLTSNGKIDRGSLPDAFSSLGTGTEYVSARNETESKLVAIWENVLGKSGIGIKDNFFELGGHSLKAARLSALIHQEFNVKISLQDIFTESTIEKQGILLGGSNSEEYVSISKAPDLEHYPLSSSQRRLWILSRFEGANKAYNMSEVFRVSGDFDIASLQKSYFALLSRHEILRTIFYESAEGEAYQYVLPEIQVDSFQHLIVDFESEEILQSIISQEINHIFNLSEGPLIRLTILENSSGSEYIFCMVMHHIISDGWSMGVLRQELFSFYNSFREKQNIEVPSLRLQYKDYAFWEQSELKARGALSRSYWQEQLSGELPVLDLPSKGSRPAIKTYNGEYVYGNVSKEVLSGLKEISLNAGSTFFMMVLSAVKVLLYRYSGQKDFIIGTPVAGRDHAELHNQIGFYVNTLALRSRIDGDQRFIDFLLKVREMTLSGYAHQSYPFDRLIDDLDLVRDMSRNPVFDVMVNLQDPEEGNISDDFSEKILVDSYNGTSYSVSKFDLDFNFIEANSGLSIALCYNTDIYERSFADRLIKSLELLLVSISDSPELCVDQLDILEKEERYAVTEGFNRTKADYPRDKTVIDLFESQVLLNPDHTVLIYDDHTLSYRDLDERSNQFANYLRSQYGISRENLVGVQLEKSEDFIITILGILKAGGAYVPIDPSYPSDRTSYMIEDSGCKVVVDIEELLLFKMEMDDYSVLSPEQSRSPEDLAYVIYTSGSTGHPKGVMIENRSLMNYLFWGMNYYPQGDFSVFTSASFDLTYTGIFLPLITGHTLTILENNFLGIEDDQSCNFDSIKITPSHFEALGEKLRSNTVILGGEKLTCDQVNHFFVNNTNAHIYNEYGPTEATIGCTIYHLDSFHQCNSNIPIGRPISNTQIYILSESGSLCPVGVAGEIYISGSGLARGYLNRPDLTSEKFVANPYLSGERMYKTGDLGRWLPDGNIEYIGRKDSQVKIRGYRIELGEIESALQNHPEVTGSVVQVVENGEGEKELAAYLIGSCELRGSDLRDYLRTSLPDYMLPGHYIQLDSFPLTTNGKIDYNNLPDAFGSSLGSGVEYVSARNETESKLVAIWENVLGKSGIGIKDNFFELGGHSLKAARLSALIHQEFNVKISLQDIFTESTIEKQGILLGGSDSEEYVSISKAPDLEYYPLSSSQRRLWILSRFEGADGAYNIPEVFRVSGDFDIASLEKSYFSLLSRHEILRTVFRESAEGEVYQHILSEASSDSFKHIILNFESDASLLDSIVSKEVKYTFDLSEGPLIRFRVLEDQSGGGYIFCLVMHHIISDGWSMDILKKELFTLYDSFKEGHPVVLSPLALQYKDYAYWEQSELARTWSSSKSYWQEQLSGDLPVLNLPSKGTRPSVKTYRGENVYGFISEAAFSELKKLSSTTGSTLFMTILSAVKVLLYRYSGQKDLIVGTPVAGRNHADLHDQIGFYVNTLALRSRIDGDRRFIDFLSEVREMTLSGYSHQSYPFDRLVDDLGIVRDMSRNPVFDVMLNFHDQESGNTDRSVDLSEGMSGSSYEGVSYAVSKFDLDFSFSDNGSGLTIGLCYNTDIYERSFADRLIKSLELLLVSISDSPELGVDQLDILEKEERYAVTEGFNRTKADYPRDKTVIDLFESQVLLNPDHTALIYDDHTLSYRDLDERSNQFANYLRSQYGIGRENLVGVQLERSEDLLITIFGILKSGGAYVPIDPSYPSDRTSYMIEDSGCKVVVDSEELLLFHMERSSYSVTSPDCHPHPSDLAYVIYTSGSTGRPKGVMVEHGGLVNRLDWMQGAYSLSSSDTLIQKTSYSFDVSVWELLWWSLYGSRLSVLPHGEEKSAESLVSNIASNEVSVIHFVPSMLETFLYYLDAHVEALEKLKSLKQVFVSGEALTLHQNSEFFRLLPDVGLMNLYGPTEATIDVTYFECHAGFENSIPIGRPISNTQMYILSENDSLCPIGVVGEICISGVGVARGYLNNEVLTSEKFVSNPYLSGSRMYKTGDLGRWLVDGSIEYIGRKDSQVKIRGYRIELGEIEHALQGHADVTGSVVLVVENGEGHNDLAAYFTGSSAVTSSVLRDHLRGLLPEYMLPGHYIHLDSFPLTSNGKLDRGSLPDAFGSSLGSGVEYVSARNETEAKLVAIWEEVLGVPSIGVMDNFFELGGHSLKAARLSTLIHQKLDVKISLQDIFTEPTIEKQSVLIEAHSIKNNIVENDSDDREVFIF